In Cyanobacteria bacterium GSL.Bin1, the sequence GTACTGCGTTCCCACGTCATTGCCCTGACGCATCCCTTGCGTGGGATCATGGCTTTCCCAGAACGTCTTTAACAGGGTTTCATAACTAATGGTTTTAGGATCGTAAACGACTCGCACTACTTCATTATGTCCGGTCATGCCACTACAAACTTCTTGATAAGTTGGGTTTGGGGTCATGCCTCCAGCGTAACCTACCGCAGTGCTGTAAACGCCAGACAGTTGCCAAAATGCTTTTTCTGCCCCCCAAAAACAACCCATGCCAAATAAGGCAAGTGCCATGCCTTCGGGAAAAGGAGGTTGAATGGGATGACCATTAACATAGTGTTGATTAGTAATCGGCATCGCTTCATTGCGCCCGGCTAACGCTTCCTCACGATTAGGAAGACTGAGTTTTTTTCCGAAACCGAATAGACCCATAAGATTCATTTTGCTTAAGATTGGTTTGCATCTCTATTGTGACTTATGTTTTTCTAACCCTTGTCAACCATTAGACTTAAACAATAGTGACGTAGAAGAACAAGGCAAAGACCTCTGTTTGCGCGTTGGTGTTCGTAATGGCGGTTGTTCGGGAATGTCGTATCTGATGGACTTTGAAGATCCGAATAATGTTCGAGAGGATGATGAGGTCTTCGATTATGATGGTTTTAAGATTATCTGTGACCCCAAGAGTTTACTCTACATTTACGGATTACAACTCGATTATAGTAATGCTTTAATTGGCGGTGGCTTCCAATTTAC encodes:
- the msrA gene encoding peptide-methionine (S)-S-oxide reductase MsrA, which encodes MGLFGFGKKLSLPNREEALAGRNEAMPITNQHYVNGHPIQPPFPEGMALALFGMGCFWGAEKAFWQLSGVYSTAVGYAGGMTPNPTYQEVCSGMTGHNEVVRVVYDPKTISYETLLKTFWESHDPTQGMRQGNDVGTQYRSGIYVYNEEQRRLAEASKDAYQKALMAKGYGNITTEIVDAPEFYYAEDYHQQYLAKNPNGYCGLGGTRVAYPGLSEAQTV